The following are encoded in a window of uncultured Pseudomonas sp. genomic DNA:
- a CDS encoding TIGR04211 family SH3 domain-containing protein: MSLSRQFNARFTPLLALSACLLTSVTAHAEDTNRAARWVSDSLNTYVRSGPTDGYRIVGTLSSGQKVTLLRSDGDYSQVRGDSGNAVWIASRDLQDVPGQAERLPQLEQKVAELSAELDGINDTWNTRVQGMQETLDSRKNLIDELQSARTTLDSQLSQANADVRELQAQLGEENQQVLMRYMVYGGAIAGAGLAAGLILPTLLRVRRKRNDQWI, encoded by the coding sequence ATGTCTCTATCCCGTCAGTTCAACGCCCGCTTTACCCCCCTCCTAGCTTTAAGTGCTTGCCTGCTAACTAGCGTTACCGCGCACGCTGAAGACACTAACCGTGCGGCTCGCTGGGTCAGCGACAGCCTGAATACCTATGTCCGCAGCGGCCCAACCGACGGCTACCGCATCGTCGGCACCCTGAGCTCCGGGCAGAAAGTGACGTTACTGCGCAGCGACGGCGATTACAGCCAGGTACGTGGCGACAGCGGCAATGCGGTATGGATTGCCAGCCGTGACCTGCAGGACGTACCCGGCCAAGCCGAACGCCTGCCGCAGCTGGAGCAGAAAGTAGCCGAGCTGAGTGCCGAGCTGGACGGCATCAACGACACCTGGAACACCCGCGTGCAAGGCATGCAGGAAACTCTCGACTCGCGCAAAAACCTGATCGACGAATTGCAGAGCGCACGCACCACGCTAGACAGCCAGCTGAGTCAGGCCAACGCCGACGTACGCGAACTGCAAGCGCAACTCGGCGAGGAAAACCAGCAGGTGCTGATGCGCTATATGGTGTATGGCGGCGCGATCGCGGGTGCCGGGCTGGCCGCCGGGCTGATCCTGCCGACGCTGCTGCGGGTGCGGCGCAAGCGTAATGATCAGTGGATCTGA
- a CDS encoding PA2779 family protein: MLSVVFMLTSIGSVSARTAMVGTHEMIAEQQVSVDRQSLKHMLSDQDVQDKLASMGVTPEQVEQRINSLTPSELASFNSQLSAAPSGAGVAGIIVLFLLVFILTDALCVTDIFSFVRCAR, from the coding sequence ATGCTCAGCGTTGTTTTCATGCTGACCAGCATCGGCAGCGTGTCCGCGCGAACAGCCATGGTCGGGACCCACGAAATGATCGCCGAACAGCAAGTGAGCGTTGATCGTCAGTCGTTAAAGCACATGCTCAGCGACCAAGACGTTCAAGATAAGCTGGCATCCATGGGGGTTACCCCTGAGCAGGTGGAACAGCGGATCAACAGCCTGACCCCAAGCGAACTGGCCAGCTTTAACAGCCAATTAAGCGCAGCGCCGAGTGGTGCCGGGGTGGCTGGCATCATCGTCCTGTTCTTGCTGGTGTTCATCCTCACCGATGCGCTGTGCGTCACCGACATCTTCAGCTTCGTTCGTTGCGCGCGCTAA
- a CDS encoding PA2778 family cysteine peptidase, with protein sequence MAELRLLLLTGLLLLLSACAGQSTYMPSQADLDQLPSNTYIEQVHFYAQDDYQCGPASLAMLLSQRGFSDTPESLKDRVYLPQRLGSLQVEMVAAAREHGLLVYPLEHTLLALLREVAAGNAVLVMQNLGFNWMPQWHYAVVVGYDLNTQEIILHSGTNKAQREPFNLFMRLWNRTERWAVIALPADQLPAKAEPLVYLRAASDLEQSRQLDAAKRAYTTALHAWPDQAAARLGLGNVAWAQNQPEHAVAQFRALVSDFPTLKAGWNNLAVALAAVGCTQAVRQAEACANGTQAQTASALPQADPPSCAIPACP encoded by the coding sequence ATGGCTGAGTTACGTCTACTGCTCCTCACAGGCTTGCTGCTGTTGCTGTCCGCCTGTGCAGGGCAGTCGACGTATATGCCCTCTCAGGCAGATCTCGACCAACTGCCCAGCAACACCTATATCGAACAGGTGCATTTCTACGCCCAAGACGACTATCAATGTGGCCCGGCGTCTCTGGCCATGCTCCTCAGTCAACGCGGCTTCAGCGACACCCCGGAAAGCCTCAAAGATCGCGTCTATCTTCCACAACGCCTAGGCAGCTTGCAGGTTGAGATGGTTGCCGCCGCCCGTGAACACGGCCTGCTGGTCTACCCACTTGAGCACACGCTACTTGCGCTGCTGCGTGAAGTGGCCGCCGGCAACGCAGTTCTGGTCATGCAGAACCTGGGGTTTAACTGGATGCCGCAATGGCACTATGCGGTGGTCGTCGGTTACGACCTCAATACCCAGGAAATCATCCTGCACAGCGGAACCAACAAAGCTCAACGCGAGCCGTTTAACCTGTTTATGCGCCTGTGGAATAGAACCGAACGCTGGGCGGTTATCGCCCTACCTGCGGATCAACTGCCGGCCAAGGCGGAGCCACTGGTCTATCTGCGTGCGGCCAGCGACTTGGAGCAAAGCCGACAGCTGGACGCGGCCAAGCGCGCGTACACAACCGCCTTGCACGCCTGGCCTGACCAGGCCGCCGCGCGTTTGGGCTTAGGCAATGTGGCCTGGGCGCAAAACCAACCTGAGCATGCCGTTGCGCAGTTCCGTGCTTTAGTCAGCGATTTTCCAACGCTCAAGGCGGGCTGGAATAACTTGGCGGTGGCGCTTGCAGCAGTCGGTTGCACCCAGGCGGTCCGCCAGGCAGAAGCCTGCGCCAACGGAACGCAAGCACAAACAGCCTCAGCGCTGCCGCAAGCTGATCCGCCCAGTTGCGCGATACCCGCCTGTCCGTAA
- a CDS encoding FKBP-type peptidyl-prolyl cis-trans isomerase: protein MNNELVIEDIQLGDGKEVVKGALITTQYHGYLEDGRKFDSSYDRGKPFQCVIGTGRVIKGWDIGMMGMKVGGKRKLFVPAHLGYGEREFGAHIKPNSNLIFEIELLEVLTRDE from the coding sequence ATGAACAACGAATTAGTGATTGAAGATATTCAGCTGGGAGACGGTAAAGAAGTGGTCAAAGGTGCACTGATCACTACGCAATACCACGGGTATCTGGAAGATGGCCGCAAGTTCGACTCATCCTATGATCGCGGCAAACCCTTCCAGTGCGTGATCGGCACCGGCCGCGTGATCAAGGGTTGGGACATCGGCATGATGGGCATGAAGGTGGGTGGCAAGCGCAAGCTGTTCGTGCCCGCGCATCTGGGCTACGGCGAGCGTGAGTTCGGCGCGCATATCAAGCCGAATTCCAACCTGATTTTTGAGATCGAACTGCTGGAAGTGCTGACGCGGGACGAGTGA
- a CDS encoding DUF4917 family protein has product MQTPALTGELEDWSALSNSINFPELLIGNGASLAVWRKFAYFSLFDEAQTTQNRPLSPTELSVFRALDTSNFEQVLSALKNSIRVNAALTINSSSPRHRYFAIKEALIHAVRSLHIPWSQMQASSLARINSALSQYQTVYSGNYDLLNYWAVMQNPQAFEQMFRGPDSTFEPGNHARQSDATRMLYLHGGMHLVKNLDGSTRILNSSESTLLASFAINHLGDIPLFVNEGSSADKLKAIRSSDYLSYCYSQLASPKQALCIFGHNLAAQDQHLVQALLQAGLKTLAISIYPHNPLFIQQQKQHYAALFAGQEVQLRFFDALSHPLGDPALRVAVPPAQ; this is encoded by the coding sequence ATGCAAACCCCGGCACTGACTGGCGAACTCGAAGACTGGAGCGCCCTAAGCAACAGCATCAACTTCCCCGAACTGCTGATCGGCAACGGCGCGAGCCTGGCGGTATGGCGCAAGTTCGCTTACTTCTCGCTGTTTGACGAAGCGCAAACCACCCAGAACCGTCCACTCAGCCCAACCGAACTGAGCGTGTTCCGCGCGCTGGACACCAGCAACTTCGAGCAGGTACTTAGCGCGCTGAAGAACAGCATCCGAGTGAATGCCGCACTGACCATCAACTCGTCATCGCCACGCCATCGCTACTTCGCCATCAAGGAAGCGCTGATTCACGCCGTGCGTTCGCTGCACATTCCCTGGAGCCAGATGCAGGCCAGCAGCCTGGCGCGCATCAACAGCGCACTCAGCCAGTACCAGACGGTTTATTCGGGCAATTACGACCTGCTCAACTACTGGGCCGTGATGCAAAATCCGCAGGCGTTCGAGCAGATGTTCCGTGGCCCCGACTCAACCTTTGAGCCTGGCAACCATGCGCGCCAGAGCGACGCCACACGCATGCTCTACCTGCATGGCGGCATGCACCTGGTGAAGAACCTCGACGGCAGCACGCGCATCCTCAACTCCTCGGAAAGCACCCTGCTGGCCAGCTTCGCCATCAACCACTTGGGCGATATTCCGCTGTTCGTCAACGAGGGCAGCAGCGCCGACAAGCTCAAGGCCATTCGCAGCTCCGACTATTTGTCGTACTGCTACAGCCAGTTGGCTAGCCCCAAACAAGCCCTGTGCATCTTCGGCCACAACCTGGCGGCGCAAGACCAGCACCTGGTCCAGGCCTTGCTGCAAGCCGGACTGAAAACCCTGGCCATCTCGATCTACCCGCACAACCCGCTGTTTATCCAGCAGCAGAAGCAGCACTACGCCGCGCTGTTCGCCGGGCAGGAGGTGCAGTTGCGTTTCTTCGATGCGCTGAGCCACCCACTGGGTGATCCAGCGCTGCGCGTGGCAGTTCCCCCGGCGCAGTAA
- a CDS encoding ribbon-helix-helix domain-containing protein: MCELYVKADPILYESRARSLRIRGVVTTLRLENQFWDILREIAEVDGMTTNQLITKLYDEVMDYRGEVVNFASFLRVSCTRYLSQRRGPAELSVLRAISQ; this comes from the coding sequence ATGTGCGAGCTCTATGTCAAAGCCGATCCGATTCTCTACGAGTCCCGCGCCCGCTCGCTGCGGATTCGCGGCGTGGTCACCACCCTGCGCCTGGAAAACCAGTTCTGGGACATCCTGCGCGAGATTGCCGAAGTCGATGGCATGACCACCAATCAGTTGATTACCAAGTTGTACGACGAGGTCATGGACTACCGTGGCGAAGTGGTGAACTTCGCCTCGTTTCTGCGCGTCAGCTGCACCCGTTATCTCAGCCAACGCCGTGGACCGGCCGAGCTGAGTGTGCTGCGCGCAATCAGCCAGTAG
- a CDS encoding DJ-1/PfpI family protein gives MAAKKILMLVGDYVEDYEVMVPFQALLMVGHQVHAVCPDKTAGQSVRTAIHDFEGEQTYSEKPGHNFALNFDFAQVNAADYDALVVPGGRAPEYLRLNEQVLALVQAFDQAGKPIAAVCHGAQLLAAAGVLKGRECSAYPACAPEVKLAGGQYIDIAVDQAHVQGNLVTAPAWPAHPNWLAAFLGLLGTQISL, from the coding sequence ATGGCCGCGAAAAAAATTCTTATGCTGGTCGGCGACTACGTCGAAGACTACGAAGTGATGGTGCCGTTTCAGGCGCTGCTGATGGTCGGTCATCAGGTGCATGCCGTGTGCCCGGACAAGACTGCCGGTCAAAGCGTGCGCACCGCCATCCACGACTTTGAAGGTGAGCAGACCTACAGCGAAAAACCGGGGCATAACTTCGCCCTGAACTTCGATTTCGCCCAGGTTAACGCCGCTGACTATGACGCCCTCGTGGTGCCGGGTGGTCGTGCGCCGGAGTACCTGCGGTTGAATGAGCAGGTGCTGGCGCTGGTGCAGGCCTTCGATCAGGCCGGCAAGCCGATTGCGGCGGTCTGTCATGGTGCGCAGTTGCTGGCTGCTGCCGGCGTACTAAAAGGCCGTGAATGCAGTGCTTACCCTGCCTGCGCGCCGGAGGTGAAGCTGGCGGGCGGGCAGTACATCGACATCGCCGTGGACCAGGCCCATGTGCAGGGCAATCTGGTCACCGCTCCGGCTTGGCCGGCGCATCCCAACTGGCTGGCGGCGTTCCTCGGTCTGCTCGGTACGCAGATCAGCCTGTAA
- a CDS encoding FCD domain-containing protein, translating into MEVGSVRQRRLSDDIVSQLETMILEGTLKTGERLPAERVLAEQFGVSRPSLREAIQKLAAKGLLVSRQGGGNYVAETLGSTFSDPLLHLLESNPEAQRDLLEFRHTLEGSCAYYAAQRATELDRQCLAEAFAALQDCYSRSGKVTRAEEGAADARFHLAIAEASHNAVLLHTIRGLFALLKRNVVTNIGGMYAQRDETRDMLIEQHRGLYQAIIEGRAEEARTLSNRHIDYVQEVLAEVQQQARREERAQRRGKL; encoded by the coding sequence ATGGAAGTAGGGTCGGTGCGTCAGCGCCGTTTGTCGGACGATATCGTCAGTCAGCTGGAAACCATGATTCTCGAAGGCACCCTGAAAACCGGTGAGCGACTGCCGGCCGAGCGCGTGTTGGCTGAACAGTTCGGGGTATCCCGGCCGTCGTTGCGTGAGGCGATTCAGAAGCTCGCAGCCAAGGGGTTGCTGGTCAGTCGGCAAGGCGGTGGTAACTATGTGGCCGAGACCTTGGGTTCGACCTTCAGTGACCCATTGCTGCATTTGCTGGAAAGCAACCCAGAGGCTCAGCGCGACTTGCTGGAGTTTCGCCACACCCTGGAAGGCTCCTGTGCGTATTACGCAGCGCAGCGGGCCACCGAGCTGGATCGTCAGTGTCTGGCTGAGGCCTTTGCCGCCTTGCAGGACTGCTACAGTCGCAGCGGCAAGGTGACCCGTGCGGAAGAGGGCGCGGCCGATGCGCGCTTTCACTTGGCCATTGCCGAGGCCAGCCATAACGCCGTCCTGCTGCACACCATTCGCGGCTTGTTCGCCCTACTCAAACGCAACGTGGTGACCAACATTGGCGGCATGTATGCCCAGCGCGATGAGACCCGCGACATGCTGATTGAGCAGCATCGCGGCTTGTATCAGGCGATTATCGAAGGTCGCGCCGAAGAGGCGCGCACGCTGTCCAACCGGCACATTGATTATGTGCAGGAAGTACTGGCCGAAGTGCAACAGCAGGCGCGCCGTGAAGAGCGTGCGCAGCGTCGCGGCAAGCTGTGA